In Tenuifilum sp. 4138str, a single window of DNA contains:
- a CDS encoding acyl-[acyl-carrier-protein] thioesterase, whose amino-acid sequence MNFDTYQFPKYHRHKLKVHSYEVDFNQRLTVTALFNYLQEIAWEHAHLLGYGWEHLLQKGWFWALSRVEAEIYKLPAWTDEVVLLTWPRGVDGIFALRDFEVYDHLGNKIIAASSSWLVLNIQTRRPVRAEWYSDFDYATRSSLGRNATKLVEQSVSPEFSEKFDVRIGDIDMNQHVNNVRYIDWAYNTFSIEHFKSYFPKRVVVNFNAEGKANDSIIASRFQNSQDESIVEIANASNGKNLCRLMFEWGKI is encoded by the coding sequence ATGAATTTTGATACCTATCAATTCCCAAAATACCACAGGCATAAGCTAAAGGTTCATTCGTACGAGGTGGATTTTAACCAAAGGTTAACAGTTACGGCCCTGTTTAATTACTTGCAGGAGATTGCCTGGGAGCATGCTCATTTACTGGGTTATGGCTGGGAGCATCTGTTGCAGAAGGGTTGGTTTTGGGCCCTGTCGCGTGTTGAGGCTGAAATATACAAGTTACCTGCATGGACCGATGAGGTAGTTCTGTTAACCTGGCCTAGGGGAGTTGATGGAATTTTTGCCTTACGCGATTTTGAGGTTTATGACCATTTAGGAAATAAAATTATTGCTGCTTCATCGAGCTGGTTGGTTCTTAACATTCAAACCCGTCGGCCAGTAAGGGCTGAGTGGTATTCCGATTTCGATTATGCAACTAGAAGTTCATTAGGGCGCAATGCAACCAAACTGGTTGAACAAAGCGTTAGCCCTGAATTTTCGGAAAAATTTGATGTTCGCATTGGCGATATAGATATGAATCAACACGTTAATAATGTTAGGTATATCGATTGGGCCTATAATACCTTTAGCATTGAGCATTTTAAAAGCTATTTTCCCAAAAGGGTTGTGGTTAACTTTAATGCTGAAGGTAAAGCAAACGATAGCATAATTGCATCACGTTTTCAAAATTCGCAAGATGAGAGCATTGTTGAAATAGCCAACGCCAGTAATGGAAAAAACTTGTGCCGGTTGATGTTTGAATGGGGAAAAATTTAA
- a CDS encoding thioesterase family protein — protein MEFNIPLGIEFTATEMVTKDNTASKYGSGLVDVFATPAMVALMEKAALNAVLPHLPHGFNTVGTEICVKHTKATPLGWEVHSKATLKEVDGKKLVFDVVAWDSEGEIGRGTHTRYIIDSKRFMEKFSSK, from the coding sequence ATGGAGTTTAACATTCCCCTTGGCATTGAATTTACTGCAACCGAAATGGTTACAAAGGATAACACTGCATCAAAATACGGCTCAGGCCTTGTTGATGTTTTTGCCACACCCGCTATGGTGGCGCTCATGGAAAAGGCAGCTCTTAATGCTGTTTTACCACATCTGCCCCATGGGTTCAATACCGTTGGTACTGAGATTTGTGTTAAACACACCAAGGCTACACCTTTAGGTTGGGAAGTTCACAGTAAGGCCACTCTTAAAGAGGTTGATGGCAAAAAGCTTGTTTTTGATGTGGTGGCATGGGATAGTGAAGGCGAAATTGGCAGGGGTACCCATACCCGCTACATTATCGACAGTAAACGTTTTATGGAAAAGTTCTCATCCAAATAG
- the truA gene encoding tRNA pseudouridine(38-40) synthase TruA produces the protein MAINRYFIYLSYRGTNYHGWQIQENATSVQNLVNNALSILLKENIQTIGAGRTDTGVHARFYVAHFDSVASNLESDSKFLHSLNRILPNDIAIHQIKKVNPSANARFDATLRGYEYVICRNKDPFWIGLSWFYDAQLNVDNMQLAAQQLMNYTDFTSFSKVGSETKTNNCQIYKAEWNESGNLLIFTIEANRFLRNMVRAIVGTLIDVGRGKITPDEFAQVIEKRDRKLAGTSAPAEGLYLTRIEYPDNLI, from the coding sequence ATGGCAATAAATAGATATTTCATTTACCTATCGTACAGGGGAACAAACTATCATGGCTGGCAGATTCAGGAAAACGCCACCAGTGTCCAGAACTTAGTAAATAATGCTTTGAGTATACTGCTAAAGGAAAACATTCAAACCATAGGTGCAGGTAGAACCGATACGGGCGTTCATGCCAGGTTCTATGTGGCGCATTTCGATTCTGTAGCCAGCAATTTGGAATCAGACAGTAAGTTTTTGCACAGCTTAAACAGAATTTTACCCAACGATATTGCCATTCATCAAATTAAAAAGGTAAACCCGAGCGCGAATGCCCGTTTCGATGCCACCTTAAGGGGTTATGAGTATGTGATTTGCCGTAACAAAGATCCCTTTTGGATTGGCCTATCGTGGTTTTACGATGCTCAACTAAACGTTGATAATATGCAGCTGGCAGCACAACAGTTAATGAACTATACCGATTTTACGAGCTTTAGCAAGGTTGGCTCCGAAACAAAAACCAATAACTGCCAAATATATAAAGCGGAATGGAACGAGAGTGGCAACCTGCTCATATTTACCATTGAGGCTAACCGGTTTTTACGCAACATGGTACGTGCCATTGTAGGCACCCTAATTGATGTGGGAAGAGGAAAAATAACACCAGACGAGTTTGCCCAAGTAATTGAGAAGCGCGATAGAAAATTGGCCGGAACCTCTGCTCCGGCCGAGGGGTTATACCTTACAAGGATAGAGTATCCTGATAATCTAATATAG
- a CDS encoding DUF4389 domain-containing protein, with product MKLKVQHQERYSRLELLLRTFFGWLYILLPHGFLLFFVSIWALILQIVAFWAILFTGKYPKGLFDFQVGLLRWNLRLNARVLNISDGYPSFGINGTDEYTSLEVEYPERVSRALMLVRFFFGWLYVYIPHLFILFFRQIFVGVIIILAWLIVLITGKYPRELHSWVVGQLRWMTRVGLYMGYMTDVYPAFTGDELDSEK from the coding sequence ATGAAACTAAAAGTTCAACATCAGGAACGATACTCTAGGTTAGAATTGCTCCTGAGAACATTTTTCGGCTGGCTGTACATTCTACTGCCACACGGTTTCCTCCTATTTTTTGTATCTATTTGGGCTCTAATCCTACAGATTGTAGCATTTTGGGCAATACTATTTACTGGCAAATACCCCAAAGGTCTTTTTGACTTTCAGGTAGGACTATTGCGATGGAACTTACGTTTGAACGCCAGGGTATTAAACATATCCGATGGATACCCTTCGTTTGGCATTAATGGAACCGATGAGTATACCTCATTAGAGGTTGAATACCCTGAAAGGGTAAGCCGTGCATTAATGCTGGTTCGTTTCTTTTTTGGTTGGCTTTATGTTTACATTCCACACCTCTTTATTTTGTTCTTTAGGCAAATATTTGTAGGTGTTATTATCATTTTGGCATGGTTGATAGTGCTAATTACAGGTAAATACCCCAGAGAGTTACACAGTTGGGTTGTGGGACAACTTAGATGGATGACACGTGTTGGATTATACATGGGCTACATGACCGATGTTTACCCCGCCTTTACCGGCGATGAATTAGATTCAGAGAAGTAG
- a CDS encoding DUF58 domain-containing protein, which produces METAELLKKVRRIEIKTRGLTRQIFAGQYHSAFKGRGMAFSEVREYRVGDDIRSIDWNVTARYNQPYVKVFEEERELTVMLLIDVSGSQNFGSTQHFKRHVIAEVAAVLAFSAIQNNDKIGVILFSDKVEKFIPPQKGSKHILRIISELLNFEPSGKETNIAEALRFLTNAIKKRSTAFVLSDFIDFNEQNNQPRFNDAISIANNKHDVVAIRIYDDRETQLPSVGLVRFTDAETGNDIWIDTANKLVQNHYSQWWNITTENLKQTFTKAKVDWVSVRTDEDYVKPLMLLFKRRSK; this is translated from the coding sequence GTGGAAACAGCAGAACTTCTGAAAAAAGTTCGACGTATTGAGATTAAAACAAGGGGATTAACCCGCCAAATATTTGCCGGTCAATACCATAGCGCTTTTAAGGGGCGCGGTATGGCCTTTAGCGAGGTTCGCGAGTATAGGGTAGGTGACGATATTCGCAGTATCGACTGGAACGTTACTGCTCGTTACAACCAACCCTATGTTAAGGTTTTTGAGGAGGAGCGTGAACTTACTGTTATGCTTCTTATCGATGTTAGCGGTTCGCAGAACTTTGGCTCCACCCAACACTTTAAAAGGCATGTAATAGCTGAGGTTGCTGCTGTGCTTGCCTTTTCGGCCATTCAAAATAACGATAAAATTGGGGTTATTCTCTTTTCCGATAAGGTGGAAAAATTTATTCCACCCCAGAAGGGTAGTAAACACATTCTCCGAATAATAAGCGAATTGCTGAATTTTGAGCCGTCGGGCAAGGAAACAAATATTGCTGAGGCGCTTAGGTTCTTGACAAACGCCATAAAAAAGCGAAGCACTGCTTTTGTACTGAGCGATTTCATTGATTTTAATGAACAGAATAACCAACCAAGGTTTAACGATGCCATTAGCATTGCTAACAATAAGCACGATGTTGTGGCTATACGGATTTACGATGATCGCGAAACTCAACTTCCATCCGTTGGCCTTGTCCGCTTCACCGATGCTGAAACAGGTAATGACATTTGGATTGACACAGCAAACAAACTGGTGCAAAACCATTACAGCCAATGGTGGAATATCACTACTGAAAATCTGAAACAAACTTTTACCAAAGCTAAGGTAGATTGGGTATCGGTACGAACCGACGAGGATTACGTAAAACCCCTAATGTTGCTTTTCAAAAGGAGGTCGAAATGA
- a CDS encoding FprA family A-type flavoprotein — protein MYYNIPVVGKVHWIGVNDRRKRLFENIWPLDRGVSYNSYLIADDKTALIDTIEDRAAGNYIERIKALLNGRTLDYLIINHMEPDHSGEIKEIFEQFKGVKLVGNAKTFKMVEAYWGINENLIQVDDGDTLDLGFHKLKFVMTPWVHWPETMMTFDQTEQILFSGDAFGSFGALDGGIFDDEINFDFFEDEMRRYYSNIVGKYSNMVQKAFAKLKDVPVKVIAPTHGPVWRSNPNKVIELYDRWSRYEAEEGVVIIFASMYGNTEAIADYIGRKVAENGIKNIRIHDVSRTHISHLINEIWKYRGLVLGSCAYNSEMFPLMEQLTRELTHMGIKNKKLALFGSYSWNGGGVKNLLKFAEEAKLELVAEPAEIYGKPNAEKLLQFDLLAQKIAESVK, from the coding sequence ATGTATTACAATATCCCTGTTGTTGGAAAGGTTCACTGGATAGGGGTGAACGATCGACGTAAGAGGCTTTTTGAGAACATCTGGCCTTTGGATAGGGGCGTTTCCTACAATTCATACCTGATTGCTGATGATAAAACCGCTCTGATCGATACCATAGAGGATCGGGCGGCCGGTAATTACATTGAGCGTATAAAGGCTTTACTTAATGGACGTACGCTCGACTACCTGATTATTAACCATATGGAGCCCGACCATTCCGGGGAGATTAAAGAGATTTTTGAGCAATTTAAAGGGGTTAAGCTGGTTGGAAATGCCAAAACTTTTAAGATGGTTGAAGCTTACTGGGGTATTAATGAAAACCTAATACAGGTAGATGATGGCGATACCCTTGACCTTGGTTTCCACAAGCTGAAATTTGTGATGACTCCCTGGGTGCATTGGCCCGAAACCATGATGACCTTCGATCAAACCGAACAAATCCTTTTCTCCGGCGATGCCTTTGGCAGCTTTGGCGCGTTAGATGGCGGTATTTTTGATGATGAAATCAACTTTGATTTCTTTGAGGATGAGATGCGCCGCTATTACTCAAATATAGTAGGGAAATACAGCAATATGGTGCAAAAAGCTTTTGCAAAGCTTAAGGATGTACCCGTAAAGGTGATTGCACCTACTCATGGCCCCGTTTGGCGCTCAAACCCCAATAAAGTAATTGAACTGTACGACCGGTGGAGCCGTTACGAGGCTGAGGAGGGCGTTGTTATCATTTTTGCATCAATGTACGGTAATACGGAAGCTATTGCCGATTACATAGGCCGTAAAGTGGCAGAGAATGGTATTAAGAACATTCGCATACACGATGTTTCTCGCACCCACATTAGCCATTTGATTAACGAAATCTGGAAATATCGTGGACTTGTTTTGGGGTCATGCGCATATAACTCGGAAATGTTTCCTCTTATGGAGCAGCTTACCCGTGAGCTAACTCATATGGGAATAAAAAATAAAAAGTTGGCTCTTTTTGGCAGCTACAGCTGGAATGGCGGTGGAGTGAAAAACCTACTTAAGTTTGCTGAGGAAGCCAAACTTGAACTAGTTGCTGAACCTGCCGAGATATATGGCAAACCTAATGCCGAAAAGCTTTTGCAGTTCGATTTGTTAGCTCAGAAAATTGCAGAGAGCGTTAAGTAG
- a CDS encoding AAA family ATPase has product MSVQSTLDIKELNERIRLESSFVDIINIEMGKVIVGQKHLVESLLVGLLADGHILLEGVPGLAKTLAINTLANIIDVKFNRIQFTPDLLPADLIGTLIYSPKSEQFTVKKGPIFANFILADEINRAPAKVQSALLEAMQERQVTIGDETYKLEEPFLVLATQNPIEQEGTYPLPEAQVDRFMLKVKIGYPKLEEERLIMRENLALQFPKPEKVLKPTDIVKARQVVREVYMDEKIEKYILDIVFATRYPAQYNLQRFEPMISYGASPRASISLGLASKAYAFIKRRGYVIPEDVRAVCFDVLRHRIGLTYEAEAENITSEDIITEILNTIEVP; this is encoded by the coding sequence ATGAGTGTTCAATCGACCCTTGACATTAAGGAGCTAAATGAGAGGATAAGACTTGAAAGTTCCTTTGTTGACATTATCAACATTGAAATGGGCAAGGTAATTGTTGGCCAAAAACACCTTGTTGAGTCGTTACTGGTTGGATTACTTGCCGATGGACACATTCTACTTGAAGGTGTTCCTGGCTTAGCCAAAACGCTTGCCATAAATACTTTGGCAAACATCATCGATGTAAAGTTTAACCGTATTCAGTTCACCCCCGATTTGCTTCCTGCCGACCTTATTGGAACACTTATTTACAGCCCCAAATCCGAACAATTTACCGTTAAAAAAGGGCCAATCTTTGCAAACTTTATACTTGCCGATGAAATTAACCGTGCTCCAGCTAAGGTTCAGAGCGCTTTGCTTGAGGCCATGCAGGAACGTCAGGTAACCATTGGCGACGAAACCTACAAGCTCGAAGAACCTTTCCTGGTTTTGGCAACCCAAAATCCAATTGAACAGGAAGGAACCTATCCGCTTCCCGAGGCACAGGTCGACCGTTTCATGCTTAAGGTCAAAATTGGTTATCCAAAGCTGGAGGAGGAACGCCTTATCATGCGCGAAAATCTGGCCTTGCAGTTCCCAAAACCAGAAAAAGTCCTAAAACCCACCGATATTGTGAAGGCGCGTCAGGTTGTTCGTGAGGTTTACATGGATGAGAAAATTGAAAAGTATATTCTGGATATAGTGTTCGCAACTCGCTATCCGGCACAGTATAACCTGCAGCGATTTGAACCCATGATTTCCTATGGAGCCTCACCTCGTGCATCCATTAGCCTTGGGTTGGCTTCAAAGGCTTACGCCTTTATTAAACGTCGTGGATACGTTATTCCTGAGGATGTTCGCGCTGTATGTTTCGATGTTTTGCGTCATCGTATTGGATTAACCTACGAGGCCGAGGCCGAAAACATTACATCGGAGGATATTATTACTGAAATACTTAACACGATAGAGGTTCCATAG
- a CDS encoding alpha-amylase family glycosyl hydrolase has product MRQKNLFSLRNILFAALIAATMVFASCKQQPKEAEPFRVEHANWVYNATIYEVNVRQYTPEGTFKAFEQHLPRLKDLGVDILWFMPIHPIGVENRKGTLGSYYSVKDYYGINPEFGTLDDFKSVVAKAHELGMKVIIDIVANHTSHDAVLLTEHPDWYVRDSSGRVVSPFDWTDVAKLDYSKPELRRYMIDMLKYWINDIDLDGFRCDVAAEVPTDFWNEARAELNQLGKPIFMLAEAETPELQKYAFDADYAWEFHHIMNGIAQGKKSVVELEQYLLKKAATYPKNTIKMNFITNHDENSWNGTEFERMGDAVKTMAALTFVIDGMPLIYTGQEVGLNHRLQFFEKDQVDWTDSKGLTDFYKKLTALKKSAKVLDAAEQGADIFRITTTADSSIFAFTRENETQKLFAIFNLSAKEQTFNFTGDAHLNTSYVECFSNSSKEFTKDERVTLKPWEFSIYLNNK; this is encoded by the coding sequence ATGAGACAAAAGAATCTATTTAGCTTGAGAAACATTTTGTTTGCAGCCCTAATTGCTGCAACAATGGTATTTGCCTCGTGTAAGCAGCAACCTAAGGAAGCTGAGCCATTCCGCGTAGAACATGCCAATTGGGTTTACAATGCTACCATTTACGAGGTAAATGTTAGGCAATACACACCGGAAGGAACATTCAAAGCCTTTGAGCAACACCTGCCTCGCCTAAAAGATTTAGGGGTTGATATCCTTTGGTTCATGCCAATTCATCCCATTGGAGTTGAGAACCGTAAAGGAACGCTAGGAAGCTACTACTCCGTAAAGGATTACTACGGCATTAACCCCGAGTTCGGAACACTCGACGACTTTAAGTCAGTTGTTGCCAAGGCTCATGAGCTGGGTATGAAGGTGATAATTGACATTGTAGCAAACCACACCTCCCACGATGCAGTTCTCTTAACTGAGCATCCCGATTGGTACGTGCGCGATTCATCGGGTAGGGTTGTTTCACCATTTGATTGGACCGACGTGGCTAAGTTGGACTACTCAAAACCTGAACTACGCCGTTACATGATTGACATGCTTAAGTATTGGATTAACGATATTGACCTCGATGGATTTAGGTGCGATGTGGCCGCTGAGGTTCCAACCGATTTCTGGAACGAGGCTCGTGCTGAGCTTAACCAGCTTGGCAAACCCATTTTCATGCTTGCTGAGGCCGAAACCCCTGAACTACAGAAATATGCGTTTGATGCTGATTATGCCTGGGAGTTCCATCATATTATGAATGGTATTGCTCAGGGCAAGAAATCTGTTGTTGAGCTGGAGCAATACCTGCTCAAAAAAGCAGCCACTTATCCTAAGAATACCATTAAAATGAATTTTATCACCAACCACGATGAGAACTCATGGAATGGAACTGAGTTTGAACGTATGGGCGATGCGGTTAAAACCATGGCTGCACTCACATTTGTTATTGATGGGATGCCTCTAATTTATACCGGCCAGGAGGTTGGCCTAAACCATAGGCTACAGTTTTTTGAAAAGGACCAGGTTGACTGGACCGATAGTAAAGGTTTGACTGATTTTTACAAAAAACTCACTGCGTTAAAGAAGTCCGCAAAGGTTCTTGATGCCGCAGAGCAGGGAGCCGACATTTTCCGAATAACAACCACTGCCGACAGCTCAATTTTCGCATTTACACGCGAAAATGAAACTCAAAAGCTTTTTGCTATTTTCAACCTATCGGCCAAGGAACAGACCTTTAACTTTACTGGCGATGCGCATTTGAATACCAGCTATGTTGAGTGTTTCAGCAATAGCTCTAAAGAGTTCACAAAGGATGAGAGAGTAACACTAAAACCTTGGGAGTTCTCAATCTACTTAAACAATAAGTAA
- a CDS encoding cupin domain-containing protein, whose product MSKVIIEKLTDEQINKMGIKNWPIWTKEISTFDWYYDTDEECLILDGEVDVKTDEGTYTVRTGDFVTFKKGLKCVWTVKKPIRKHYNFK is encoded by the coding sequence ATGAGCAAGGTGATAATTGAAAAGTTAACGGATGAACAAATTAACAAAATGGGCATAAAGAATTGGCCTATTTGGACTAAGGAAATATCTACTTTTGATTGGTATTACGATACCGACGAGGAATGCCTGATTCTTGATGGTGAGGTAGATGTAAAAACCGACGAGGGTACCTACACTGTTAGGACAGGCGACTTTGTTACCTTTAAGAAAGGGTTAAAATGTGTTTGGACGGTTAAAAAGCCTATTCGGAAACATTACAACTTTAAGTAA
- a CDS encoding vWA domain-containing protein → MLLVVYANPKLLYLLLLIPALVGWYIYRLHKSRAALVISTAKHFDNTGKSVKVYLRHLPFALRMLALALAIVALARPQSTNIQRNVTTEGIDIVLSLDVSGSMLARDFKPDRLEAAKSLGINFISGRANDRIGLVIFAGESFTLCPLTTDRATLINQFKAVDIGVLEDGTAIGSGLATAISRLKDSDAKSKVIILLTDGVNNRGEIAPMTAAEMAKTFGIRVYTIGVGTYGTAPYPVQTPFGTRYQDVQVEIDEDLLKGIAQMTGGEYFRATNNKALEQVYQKIDQMEKSKIEVNEYAKREEKYRGWLLAAFILLLLEFVLRRTYLLGI, encoded by the coding sequence ATGCTTTTAGTAGTTTATGCAAACCCAAAGCTTTTATACCTGTTACTGCTAATTCCAGCTTTAGTGGGGTGGTATATTTACAGGTTACATAAATCGAGGGCTGCGCTTGTAATTTCAACAGCTAAACACTTTGATAATACGGGCAAGTCAGTAAAGGTATATTTGCGGCATTTACCCTTTGCTTTAAGAATGTTAGCATTGGCATTGGCCATTGTTGCTTTGGCCAGGCCACAATCAACTAATATCCAACGGAACGTTACCACCGAAGGTATTGATATTGTGTTATCGCTCGATGTATCGGGTAGTATGCTCGCCCGTGATTTTAAGCCCGATAGGCTTGAGGCTGCAAAGAGTTTGGGCATTAATTTTATAAGTGGCCGAGCAAACGACCGAATTGGACTCGTAATTTTTGCAGGTGAAAGTTTTACCCTTTGCCCATTAACTACCGACAGAGCAACTCTGATTAATCAGTTTAAAGCTGTAGATATTGGTGTGCTTGAGGATGGCACAGCTATAGGCTCCGGATTAGCCACAGCTATTTCCCGTTTAAAGGATAGCGATGCTAAAAGTAAGGTGATAATCCTCCTCACCGATGGGGTTAATAACCGTGGTGAGATAGCGCCAATGACCGCAGCCGAAATGGCAAAAACCTTTGGTATTAGGGTTTACACCATTGGGGTAGGGACATATGGAACGGCTCCTTATCCCGTTCAAACCCCCTTTGGAACCCGTTACCAGGATGTGCAGGTTGAAATTGATGAAGATTTGCTGAAAGGTATTGCTCAGATGACTGGTGGCGAATACTTCAGAGCAACAAACAATAAGGCGCTTGAACAGGTTTACCAGAAAATTGACCAGATGGAAAAATCAAAAATAGAGGTTAATGAGTATGCTAAGCGCGAGGAAAAGTATCGCGGCTGGTTATTGGCAGCCTTTATTTTGCTTTTACTGGAATTTGTTCTACGTAGAACTTATTTATTAGGAATTTAA
- a CDS encoding DUF4301 family protein, translated as MYSQQDIEQMQRKGITPEMVEQQIQSFKKGFPYMKLVKPATVGNGIIRLDGEELDSLIEMYRDFEGSRVKFVPASGAATRMFKHLYEFQSDYPVKGLECFNDKGFNTVFTFFERIKEFPFFDKLYNELWMQGYKMDELIDSKDYMPIVNTLLGSEGLNYGNLPKALILFHKYGDIARTAMEEHLVEGAQYVRDQHGNVNIHLTVSPEHIAGFEQLIERVKPYYENHYEVTLNITYSVQKPSTDTIAVDMDNNPFRNDDGTLLFRPGGHGALIENLNDLGHELVFIKNIDNVAPDHLKPLTVRYKKALAGMLLSYRGIIYKYLQELESQNLSVDELLAILDFTRDELCVIPPASLNTSDPAELNKYLFSVLNRPIRVCGMVKNEGEPGGGPFWAVNPDGTTSLQIVESSQIDMNDPTSKAILNESTHFNPVDIVCSFIDFKGNKFNLLNYRDPQTGFISVKSKDGKQLKALELPGLWNGAMSNWNTIFVEVPLATFSPVKTVNDLLREEHQPCR; from the coding sequence ATGTATAGCCAGCAGGATATTGAGCAGATGCAGCGAAAGGGAATAACTCCCGAAATGGTTGAGCAGCAAATTCAATCATTTAAAAAGGGCTTCCCTTACATGAAGTTGGTTAAACCCGCTACCGTGGGCAACGGGATAATTCGGTTGGATGGAGAGGAACTTGATAGCCTCATTGAAATGTACCGCGATTTTGAGGGTAGTAGGGTTAAGTTTGTTCCTGCATCGGGTGCGGCAACCCGTATGTTTAAACATCTCTATGAGTTTCAGTCCGATTACCCGGTAAAAGGGTTGGAGTGTTTTAACGATAAAGGTTTTAATACCGTTTTCACCTTTTTCGAGAGAATAAAAGAGTTCCCATTTTTCGACAAGCTTTACAATGAACTCTGGATGCAGGGTTATAAGATGGATGAACTTATTGATAGTAAGGATTATATGCCCATTGTAAATACTCTGCTAGGTTCCGAGGGGCTAAATTACGGAAATCTGCCAAAAGCGCTTATCCTATTCCATAAGTATGGCGATATTGCTCGTACTGCCATGGAGGAGCATCTGGTTGAGGGGGCACAGTATGTTCGCGACCAGCATGGTAACGTAAATATTCACCTTACGGTGTCGCCCGAACACATTGCTGGCTTTGAGCAGCTGATTGAACGCGTAAAGCCATACTACGAAAACCACTATGAGGTAACCCTTAACATTACCTACTCGGTTCAAAAGCCATCAACCGACACTATTGCGGTTGATATGGATAATAATCCTTTCCGTAACGATGATGGCACTCTACTTTTTCGCCCCGGCGGGCATGGTGCATTAATTGAGAATCTCAACGATTTAGGCCACGAATTGGTGTTCATTAAGAATATCGACAACGTTGCTCCAGACCATCTTAAACCGCTAACCGTTCGTTATAAAAAAGCACTTGCGGGAATGCTGCTTAGCTACCGAGGTATTATTTATAAATACCTACAAGAGCTCGAAAGCCAAAACCTGTCGGTTGACGAGCTTTTGGCAATTCTTGACTTTACCCGCGATGAGCTCTGTGTTATACCACCGGCATCGTTAAATACCTCAGACCCTGCGGAGCTGAACAAGTATCTGTTTAGCGTACTTAATAGGCCAATTAGGGTGTGCGGTATGGTTAAAAATGAGGGGGAACCCGGTGGTGGCCCATTCTGGGCAGTTAATCCCGATGGCACAACATCGCTTCAGATTGTTGAAAGTTCACAGATAGATATGAACGACCCTACTTCTAAAGCTATCCTGAATGAATCAACCCATTTCAACCCTGTTGATATAGTATGCTCATTCATTGATTTTAAAGGGAATAAGTTTAACCTGCTCAACTACCGCGATCCGCAAACCGGCTTTATTTCAGTAAAGAGCAAGGATGGTAAACAGCTCAAGGCGTTAGAGCTTCCGGGGCTTTGGAATGGGGCCATGAGCAACTGGAATACCATTTTTGTTGAAGTACCCTTGGCAACATTCTCGCCAGTTAAAACTGTAAACGACCTTTTGCGGGAGGAACATCAACCCTGCAGGTAA